In a single window of the Agrobacterium fabrum str. C58 genome:
- a CDS encoding lysozyme inhibitor LprI family protein produces the protein MHLKPTLLASGILFATSLLSPASAASFDCTKSDLAADEKAICDNRALNDQDVKMATTFDILTQLMAMGARDTLRDEQSKWLKKRQECAADVACLTGAYEERMKRLGEAFQSINRPL, from the coding sequence ATGCATCTGAAACCCACCCTCCTCGCCTCTGGCATCCTTTTCGCCACCTCCCTCCTTTCACCGGCCAGCGCGGCAAGCTTCGATTGCACCAAGAGCGATCTGGCGGCCGATGAAAAAGCGATCTGCGACAACCGCGCGCTGAACGACCAGGACGTGAAGATGGCCACCACCTTCGACATCCTAACCCAGCTGATGGCGATGGGCGCGCGCGATACCTTGCGCGACGAACAGAGCAAATGGCTGAAGAAACGTCAGGAATGCGCAGCCGATGTCGCCTGCCTGACGGGGGCCTATGAGGAACGCATGAAGCGCCTCGGCGAAGCGTTCCAGAGCATCAACCGTCCGCTCTGA
- a CDS encoding serine hydrolase domain-containing protein, producing MKRRTALTLIASLPFAPLARAQSAGNNIRFDPLLTQADALSSLKAVIVSIDGEEVASRAYHGASLNGSTNIKSASKSVISALVGMAIDRKIIEGADQPIATILRGDFPPNPDPRLERITVGNLLSMQSGLERMSGPNYGRWVASRNWVRMALGSGFAGEPGGGMLYSTASTHLLSAILTKASGRSTLSLARDWFRPLEGFSIGGWERDPQGIYLGGNQMAMTARSLLAFGELYRLGGVTPDGERLISQEWISQSWQQRTNSVFNGDGYGYCWFIKEMAGETVYYAWGYGGQMLYIVPARRLSVVMTSREDAPSARTGYRDQLHGLMEDIIRAV from the coding sequence ATGAAAAGACGAACCGCACTTACCCTCATCGCCTCGCTGCCTTTTGCTCCGCTGGCCCGCGCGCAAAGCGCCGGCAACAACATCCGTTTCGATCCGTTGCTGACGCAGGCGGATGCACTTTCCAGCCTCAAGGCGGTGATTGTCAGCATCGATGGCGAGGAAGTCGCCAGCCGCGCTTATCATGGTGCCAGCCTCAACGGTTCCACCAATATCAAGTCGGCGTCGAAGTCGGTCATTTCGGCGCTGGTGGGCATGGCGATCGATCGCAAGATCATTGAGGGCGCAGATCAGCCGATCGCGACCATCCTGCGCGGTGATTTTCCGCCTAACCCCGATCCGCGGCTGGAGCGGATTACCGTGGGCAATCTTCTTTCCATGCAATCCGGTCTGGAGCGCATGTCCGGCCCGAATTATGGCCGCTGGGTTGCCAGCCGCAACTGGGTAAGAATGGCGCTGGGGTCCGGTTTCGCGGGCGAGCCTGGTGGCGGCATGCTTTATTCCACGGCCTCCACACATCTGCTCTCGGCGATATTAACGAAGGCATCCGGCCGCTCGACGCTTTCTCTTGCCCGAGACTGGTTCCGCCCGCTGGAAGGGTTCTCCATTGGCGGCTGGGAGCGTGATCCGCAGGGCATCTATCTCGGTGGCAACCAGATGGCGATGACGGCGCGTTCCCTGCTGGCCTTTGGCGAGCTTTATCGTCTTGGCGGCGTGACGCCTGATGGTGAGCGGCTTATTTCTCAGGAATGGATCAGCCAGTCCTGGCAGCAGCGCACCAATTCCGTCTTCAACGGCGATGGTTACGGCTATTGCTGGTTCATCAAGGAAATGGCGGGGGAGACGGTCTATTACGCCTGGGGTTACGGCGGGCAGATGCTCTATATCGTGCCCGCCAGACGGCTTTCAGTGGTCATGACCTCGCGCGAGGATGCGCCTTCGGCCAGAACCGGTTATCGCGACCAGCTGCATGGTCTCATGGAAGACATCATCCGTGCGGTGTGA
- the ilvD gene encoding dihydroxy-acid dehydratase has protein sequence MPAYRSRTTTHGRNMAGARGLWRATGMKDSDFGKPIIAVVNSFTQFVPGHVHLKDLGQLVAREIEAAGGVAKEFNTIAVDDGIAMGHDGMLYSLPSREIIADSVEYMVNAHCADAMVCISNCDKITPGMLNAAMRLNIPAVFVSGGPMEAGKVVLHGKTVALDLVDAMVAAADDKISDEDVKIIERSACPTCGSCSGMFTANSMNCLTEALGLSLPGNGSTLATHSDRKRLFVEAGHLIVDLARRYYEQDDETVLPRTIANKAAFENAMSLDIAMGGSTNTVLHILAAAHEGGVDFGMEDIDRLSRKVPCLSKVAPAKQDVHMEDVHRAGGIMRILGELERGGLINRDTYTVHEATLGDAIDRWDITRTNSEMVRQFFKAAPGGVPTQVAFSQSSRWDDLDTDSDNGVIRSVEKPFSKDGGLAVLYGNIALDGCIVKTAGVDESILKFNGSAVVYESQDAAVKGILGNEVKAGDVVVIRYEGPKGGPGMQEMLYPTSYLKSKGLGKACALITDGRFSGGTSGLSIGHASPEAAQGGAIGLVRQGDLIEIDIPNRTINLKVSDAELAARRAEQEEKGWKPEAPRKRNVTTALKAYAAFASSADKGAVRILPE, from the coding sequence ATGCCAGCCTATCGCTCCAGAACGACAACCCACGGCCGCAACATGGCGGGCGCGCGCGGCCTTTGGCGCGCCACCGGCATGAAGGACAGCGATTTCGGCAAGCCGATCATCGCGGTGGTCAATTCCTTCACGCAGTTCGTACCGGGCCATGTGCATCTAAAGGATCTCGGCCAGCTCGTTGCCCGCGAAATCGAGGCGGCCGGCGGCGTTGCCAAGGAATTCAACACGATTGCGGTCGATGATGGTATCGCCATGGGCCATGACGGCATGCTCTATTCGCTGCCGTCGCGCGAGATCATCGCTGACTCGGTCGAATATATGGTCAATGCCCATTGCGCCGATGCGATGGTCTGCATTTCCAACTGCGACAAGATCACGCCCGGCATGCTGAATGCCGCGATGCGCCTCAACATTCCCGCCGTTTTCGTGTCCGGTGGTCCAATGGAAGCGGGCAAGGTGGTTCTGCACGGCAAGACCGTTGCGCTCGATCTGGTCGACGCGATGGTGGCTGCTGCCGACGACAAGATTTCCGATGAGGACGTCAAGATCATCGAGCGCTCCGCCTGCCCGACCTGCGGTTCCTGTTCCGGCATGTTCACGGCCAATTCCATGAACTGTCTGACCGAGGCGCTCGGCCTGTCATTGCCCGGCAACGGCTCGACGCTTGCCACCCACTCCGATCGCAAGCGCCTGTTCGTTGAAGCCGGTCACCTGATCGTCGATCTGGCCCGCCGTTATTACGAGCAGGACGACGAAACCGTTCTGCCGCGCACCATCGCCAACAAGGCGGCGTTCGAAAACGCCATGTCGCTGGATATTGCCATGGGCGGCTCCACCAACACGGTTCTGCATATTCTGGCGGCAGCCCACGAGGGCGGCGTCGATTTCGGTATGGAGGACATCGACCGGCTTTCCCGCAAGGTTCCCTGCCTTTCCAAGGTTGCGCCTGCGAAGCAGGATGTGCACATGGAAGACGTGCATCGCGCCGGCGGCATCATGCGTATTCTCGGTGAGCTGGAGCGTGGCGGTCTCATCAACCGCGATACCTATACCGTACACGAAGCGACGCTTGGCGATGCCATCGACCGCTGGGACATCACGCGCACCAACAGCGAAATGGTGCGGCAGTTCTTCAAGGCCGCTCCGGGCGGCGTACCGACACAGGTGGCCTTCAGCCAGTCCTCGCGCTGGGATGATCTGGACACCGACAGCGACAACGGCGTCATTCGTTCGGTCGAGAAGCCTTTCTCCAAGGATGGCGGTCTGGCCGTTCTTTACGGCAACATCGCGCTCGATGGCTGCATCGTGAAGACGGCGGGTGTTGATGAATCCATCCTGAAATTCAACGGATCGGCAGTCGTTTACGAAAGCCAGGACGCGGCCGTGAAGGGCATTCTCGGCAACGAGGTCAAGGCGGGCGACGTCGTCGTCATCCGCTATGAAGGACCGAAGGGCGGCCCGGGCATGCAGGAAATGCTCTATCCGACCAGCTACCTCAAGTCCAAGGGCCTCGGTAAAGCCTGCGCGCTCATCACCGATGGTCGCTTCTCCGGTGGCACGTCAGGCCTTTCCATCGGTCATGCCTCGCCGGAAGCGGCGCAGGGCGGTGCCATCGGCCTCGTGCGTCAGGGCGACCTGATTGAGATCGATATTCCGAACCGCACGATCAATCTCAAGGTTTCGGATGCGGAACTGGCCGCGCGCCGGGCCGAGCAGGAAGAAAAGGGCTGGAAGCCGGAAGCACCGCGCAAGCGTAATGTCACGACGGCGCTCAAGGCCTATGCGGCCTTTGCGTCGAGCGCGGACAAGGGTGCTGTGCGGATTCTGCCGGAGTAA
- the msrP gene encoding protein-methionine-sulfoxide reductase catalytic subunit MsrP, whose amino-acid sequence MPAYRPPHIASSEITPKSFYLSRRNFLGTAAGLAAIGLAGREAIAAPLSAKPGAYKLDEKLTPLDAVTSYNNFYEFGVGKSDPKENSGKFKPTPWTVKVDGLVSKPQEFGIEELMKYPLEERTYRMRCVEGWSMVIPWIGFPLSALLDKVEPLGSAKYVSFETVVRPEEMPGQSGLFQPLSWPYVEGLRLDEARHPLTILAVGLYGETLPNQNGAPIRLVVPWKYGFKGIKSIMRISLVEKQPETTWKNSNAREYGFYSNVNPHVDHPRWSQATEQRIGEGGFFGTQNRPTLMFNGYDDVASLYTGLDLKANY is encoded by the coding sequence ATGCCCGCTTATCGTCCGCCCCATATCGCGTCTTCAGAGATAACGCCCAAATCCTTCTACCTGTCCCGACGCAACTTCCTCGGAACGGCGGCTGGCCTTGCTGCCATAGGGCTGGCCGGACGCGAAGCCATTGCCGCACCACTCTCCGCCAAGCCCGGTGCATACAAGCTGGATGAGAAACTCACCCCGCTCGACGCCGTCACCAGCTACAATAATTTCTACGAATTCGGTGTCGGCAAGTCCGACCCGAAGGAAAATTCAGGCAAGTTCAAGCCAACGCCTTGGACTGTGAAGGTGGATGGCCTCGTTTCCAAGCCGCAGGAATTCGGTATCGAAGAGCTGATGAAATATCCGCTTGAGGAGCGCACCTATCGCATGCGCTGCGTTGAAGGCTGGTCAATGGTCATTCCCTGGATCGGTTTTCCGCTGTCTGCCCTGCTCGACAAGGTGGAGCCGCTTGGCAGCGCGAAATACGTGTCCTTCGAGACGGTCGTCCGCCCGGAGGAAATGCCCGGTCAGAGCGGCCTGTTCCAGCCTCTGTCCTGGCCCTATGTCGAAGGCCTGCGCCTCGATGAAGCCCGTCATCCGCTGACCATCCTCGCCGTCGGGCTTTACGGAGAAACCCTGCCGAACCAGAACGGCGCACCGATCCGGCTTGTCGTGCCGTGGAAATACGGTTTCAAAGGCATCAAATCCATCATGCGGATTTCGCTTGTGGAAAAACAGCCGGAAACGACGTGGAAGAACTCCAACGCCCGCGAATATGGCTTCTATTCCAACGTCAATCCGCATGTGGACCATCCACGCTGGAGCCAGGCGACGGAACAGCGCATCGGCGAAGGAGGCTTTTTCGGCACGCAAAACCGCCCTACCCTGATGTTCAACGGTTATGACGACGTCGCGAGCCTCTATACCGGGCTGGATCTGAAAGCGAATTACTGA
- the msrQ gene encoding protein-methionine-sulfoxide reductase heme-binding subunit MsrQ — MAFALSLPSLPKRYQPAAIWSLYVIGLCPGLWYFYLAATGGLGFNPVKDFEHLLGIWALRFLCLGLLVTPLRDLFNVNLIAYRRALGLIAFYYVLAHFTVYLVLDRGLILGSIAGDILKRPYIMLGMAGLIILIPLALTSNRWSIRRLGSRWNTLHKLVYLVLIVGVLHFVLARKSITLEPVFYISTMVVLLGYRLVRPSIMTMKRNKRARPVRT, encoded by the coding sequence ATGGCCTTTGCCCTGTCGCTTCCGTCGCTGCCCAAGCGTTACCAGCCGGCGGCCATCTGGTCGCTGTATGTCATCGGCCTCTGTCCCGGCCTCTGGTATTTTTACCTCGCCGCAACCGGCGGCCTCGGCTTCAACCCGGTCAAGGATTTCGAGCACCTGCTCGGCATCTGGGCGCTGCGGTTTTTGTGCCTCGGCCTGTTGGTGACGCCGCTGCGCGATCTCTTCAACGTCAATCTTATTGCCTATCGCCGGGCGCTGGGTCTGATCGCCTTTTATTATGTGCTCGCCCATTTCACCGTCTATCTGGTGCTGGATCGCGGGCTGATACTCGGCTCCATTGCCGGCGACATTCTCAAACGCCCCTACATCATGCTCGGCATGGCGGGGCTCATCATACTCATTCCGCTGGCGCTCACCTCCAACCGCTGGTCGATCCGCCGTCTCGGCAGCCGCTGGAACACACTGCACAAGCTCGTATATCTCGTCCTCATCGTCGGCGTGCTGCATTTCGTGCTGGCCCGGAAATCGATCACGCTGGAGCCGGTATTTTATATCAGCACCATGGTTGTCTTGCTGGGCTATCGGCTGGTGCGGCCCTCGATCATGACGATGAAGAGGAATAAGCGCGCAAGGCCCGTCCGGACGTAA
- a CDS encoding DUF2809 domain-containing protein has protein sequence MGPSRLSPPYFARIRLLAAAVMVIIGGLCLRAFGYEVGLPFVAVKYGGSVLWGAMVYLLLAAILPSRWHGYEVHIAVVVVVVVELIRLVHFPALDAFRATAAGALLLGRVFSVWNIVCYIGGIAVASFTSGRALRAYSSSSS, from the coding sequence ATGGGTCCGTCACGCCTTTCCCCGCCTTATTTTGCCCGCATCCGGCTTTTGGCGGCGGCCGTGATGGTGATCATTGGCGGTCTTTGCTTGCGGGCGTTCGGCTACGAGGTGGGATTGCCGTTCGTGGCGGTAAAATACGGCGGATCCGTGCTCTGGGGGGCGATGGTCTATCTGCTGCTGGCGGCGATCCTTCCGTCCCGCTGGCACGGTTACGAGGTTCACATCGCCGTCGTCGTCGTTGTCGTCGTGGAACTGATCCGGCTCGTTCATTTCCCGGCGCTGGACGCGTTTCGCGCAACGGCGGCCGGAGCTTTGCTGCTCGGCCGCGTTTTCTCCGTGTGGAATATCGTCTGTTATATCGGCGGGATCGCGGTGGCGTCCTTTACGTCCGGACGGGCCTTGCGCGCTTATTCCTCTTCATCGTCATGA
- a CDS encoding DUF817 domain-containing protein, whose product MSTATGPAATRLSVLDNLLCDTYPWGELKGIRRFIVEFLYFGIKEARACLFAGLFFISIFVVPHGGLFGIPRYDVLLIIALGIQFFMIWSRLETLDEAKAILLFHIVGFALEVFKTSSAIQSWSYPDFAYSKVLGVPLFSGFMYAAVGSYIIQAWRLLDVRIRHYPTYWMATLIGIAIYANFFTHHFIGDYRWYIAACAIGLYSRATVVYRPYDRDRKMPLLLSFVLIGFFVWLAENISTFFGIWKYPDQIGAWSVVHIGKWSSWSLLVIMTFTIVAQLKHIKARIHVPE is encoded by the coding sequence ATGAGCACAGCAACAGGTCCAGCCGCAACCCGCCTCTCGGTTTTGGACAATCTTCTGTGCGATACCTATCCCTGGGGCGAACTCAAGGGCATCAGGCGCTTCATCGTCGAATTTCTCTATTTCGGCATCAAGGAAGCCCGTGCCTGCCTGTTTGCGGGATTGTTCTTCATTTCCATCTTCGTGGTGCCGCATGGTGGGCTATTTGGCATTCCGCGGTATGACGTGCTGCTGATCATCGCGCTCGGCATCCAGTTCTTCATGATCTGGAGCAGGCTGGAAACGCTTGACGAGGCCAAGGCCATCCTGCTGTTCCATATCGTCGGTTTCGCGCTTGAGGTGTTCAAGACGTCAAGCGCCATCCAGTCCTGGTCCTACCCCGATTTTGCCTATAGCAAGGTCCTCGGCGTGCCGCTCTTTTCCGGTTTCATGTACGCCGCCGTCGGCAGCTACATCATCCAGGCGTGGCGCCTGCTGGATGTGCGCATTCGCCATTATCCCACCTATTGGATGGCAACGCTGATCGGCATCGCCATCTACGCCAACTTCTTCACCCACCACTTCATCGGTGACTACCGCTGGTACATCGCCGCCTGCGCCATCGGCCTCTATTCCCGCGCAACGGTGGTCTATCGCCCCTATGACCGCGACCGAAAGATGCCGCTGCTTCTCTCATTCGTCCTGATAGGGTTTTTCGTCTGGCTGGCAGAAAACATCTCGACATTCTTCGGTATCTGGAAATATCCCGATCAGATCGGCGCCTGGTCCGTGGTGCATATCGGCAAGTGGAGTTCCTGGTCGCTGCTGGTCATCATGACGTTTACGATCGTCGCGCAGCTTAAGCACATCAAGGCCCGTATTCACGTTCCGGAGTGA
- the rplQ gene encoding 50S ribosomal protein L17 yields MRHGNSGRKLNRTASHRKAMFANMAASLITHEQIVTTLPKAKEIRPIVERLVTLGKRGDLHARRQAISQIKDQDAVRKLFDAIASRYATRNGGYLRIMKAGYRQGDNAALAVVEFVERDVDAKGAADKARVAAEAAAAEAA; encoded by the coding sequence ATGCGCCACGGTAATTCAGGCCGCAAGCTCAATAGAACCGCCAGCCACCGCAAGGCAATGTTTGCCAACATGGCTGCTTCGCTCATCACCCATGAGCAGATCGTCACCACCCTTCCGAAGGCGAAGGAAATCCGTCCGATCGTCGAGCGTCTCGTGACGCTGGGCAAGCGCGGCGACCTGCACGCTCGTCGTCAGGCGATCTCGCAGATCAAGGATCAGGACGCCGTTCGCAAGCTGTTCGACGCGATCGCTTCGCGTTACGCAACCCGCAATGGCGGCTACCTGCGTATCATGAAGGCCGGCTACCGCCAGGGCGACAACGCGGCTCTCGCCGTCGTTGAATTCGTCGAGCGCGACGTTGACGCCAAGGGCGCAGCCGACAAGGCTCGCGTTGCCGCTGAAGCTGCTGCTGCCGAAGCCGCATAA
- a CDS encoding DNA-directed RNA polymerase subunit alpha, translating to MIQKNWQELIKPNKVEFTSSSRTKATLVAEPLERGFGLTLGNALRRVLLSSLRGAAVTAVQIDGVLHEFSSIPGVREDVTDIVLNIKEIAIKMDGDDSKRMVVRKQGPGSVTAGDIQTVGDIEILNPDHVICTLDEGAEIRMEFTVNNGKGYVPAERNRAEDAPIGLIPVDSLYSPVKKVSYKVENTREGQVLDYDKLIMTIETNGSVSGEDAVAFAARILQDQLGVFVNFDEPQKEAEEESVTELAFNPALLKKVDELELSVRSANCLKNDNIVYIGDLIQKTEAEMLRTPNFGRKSLNEIKEVLASMGLHLGMEVPAWPPENIEDLAKRYEDQY from the coding sequence ATGATTCAGAAGAACTGGCAGGAACTTATCAAGCCGAACAAGGTCGAGTTCACCTCGTCCAGCCGCACCAAGGCAACTCTGGTTGCCGAGCCGCTGGAGCGTGGTTTCGGTCTTACCCTCGGCAACGCGCTGCGCCGCGTTCTGTTGTCTTCTCTGCGTGGTGCCGCTGTAACGGCCGTGCAGATCGACGGTGTCCTGCACGAATTCTCCTCCATCCCCGGCGTTCGGGAAGATGTGACGGATATCGTGCTCAACATCAAGGAAATCGCCATCAAGATGGATGGTGACGATTCCAAGCGCATGGTCGTGCGCAAGCAGGGTCCGGGTTCGGTAACCGCTGGTGACATCCAGACGGTTGGCGACATCGAGATCCTGAACCCCGACCACGTGATCTGCACGCTCGATGAAGGCGCTGAAATCCGCATGGAATTCACCGTCAACAACGGCAAGGGTTACGTACCGGCTGAGCGCAACCGCGCGGAAGATGCCCCTATCGGCCTCATTCCGGTGGACAGCCTCTATTCTCCGGTCAAGAAAGTGTCCTACAAGGTGGAAAACACCCGTGAAGGTCAGGTTCTCGACTATGACAAGCTGATCATGACGATCGAGACCAACGGTTCGGTTTCCGGCGAAGACGCCGTTGCCTTCGCCGCTCGCATTCTTCAGGACCAGCTGGGCGTCTTCGTCAACTTCGACGAGCCGCAGAAGGAAGCAGAAGAAGAATCGGTTACTGAACTCGCGTTCAACCCGGCGCTTCTCAAGAAGGTCGACGAGCTCGAACTGTCAGTTCGTTCGGCAAACTGCCTGAAGAACGACAACATCGTTTATATCGGCGACCTGATCCAGAAGACCGAAGCCGAAATGCTCCGCACGCCGAACTTTGGTCGCAAGTCGCTGAACGAAATCAAGGAAGTTCTCGCTTCCATGGGTCTGCACCTCGGCATGGAAGTGCCGGCATGGCCGCCTGAGAACATCGAAGATCTCGCAAAGCGTTACGAAGACCAATACTAA
- the rpsK gene encoding 30S ribosomal protein S11: MAKEAARVRRRERKNITSGVAHVNSTFNNTMITITDAQGNAIAWSSAGAKGFKGSRKSTPFAAQIAAEDCAKKAQEHGMKSLEVEVCGPGSGRESALRALQAAGFMITSIRDVTPIPHNGCRPRKKRRV; the protein is encoded by the coding sequence ATGGCCAAGGAAGCCGCACGCGTCCGTCGTCGCGAACGCAAAAATATCACGTCTGGCGTCGCGCACGTCAATTCGACCTTCAACAACACGATGATCACCATCACCGACGCACAGGGCAATGCTATTGCCTGGTCGTCCGCTGGTGCCAAGGGCTTCAAGGGTTCGCGCAAGTCGACTCCGTTCGCTGCCCAGATCGCTGCTGAAGATTGCGCGAAGAAGGCTCAGGAACACGGCATGAAGTCGCTTGAAGTCGAAGTTTGCGGTCCGGGTTCCGGTCGTGAATCGGCACTTCGCGCTCTGCAGGCTGCCGGTTTCATGATCACTTCCATTCGCGACGTGACGCCGATCCCGCACAACGGTTGCCGTCCGCGCAAGAAGCGCCGCGTCTGA
- the rpsM gene encoding 30S ribosomal protein S13 → MARIAGVNIPTAKRVVIALTYIHGIGPKFAQEIMDKVGIPAEKRVHQLTDAEVLQIREAIDRDYQVEGDLRRETSMNIKRLMDLGCYRGLRHRRGLPVRGQRTHTNARTRKGPAKAIAGKKK, encoded by the coding sequence GTGGCACGTATCGCTGGCGTCAACATCCCGACTGCAAAGCGCGTTGTTATTGCGCTGACCTACATTCACGGGATTGGTCCGAAATTCGCGCAGGAAATCATGGACAAGGTCGGTATTCCGGCTGAAAAGCGCGTTCATCAGCTGACGGATGCTGAAGTTCTTCAGATCCGCGAAGCCATCGACCGCGACTACCAGGTCGAAGGTGACCTGCGTCGTGAGACCTCGATGAACATCAAGCGTCTGATGGACCTAGGTTGCTACCGTGGCCTGCGTCACCGTCGTGGCCTTCCGGTCCGCGGTCAGCGCACGCACACCAACGCCCGCACCCGCAAGGGTCCGGCGAAGGCTATCGCTGGGAAGAAGAAGTAA
- a CDS encoding adenylate kinase, which yields MRLIFLGPPGAGKGTQAKRLTDKYGIPQLSTGDMLRAAVSAGTEIGKRAKAVMDAGGLVSDDIVNQIVSERIEAPDCAKGFILDGYPRTVPQAKALADNMRKKNQVLDAVIELKVDEEALIRRIENRVAETIAAGGTVRSDDNPEAFRKRLTEYREKTAPLSAYYSEQGELVTLDGMADVDAVTEAIERVLEKASA from the coding sequence ATGAGACTGATATTTTTGGGTCCGCCGGGTGCGGGCAAGGGAACCCAGGCCAAGCGGCTGACTGACAAGTACGGGATCCCGCAGCTTTCCACCGGTGACATGCTTCGCGCTGCGGTCAGCGCGGGCACCGAAATCGGCAAGCGCGCCAAAGCCGTCATGGACGCCGGCGGGCTCGTTTCCGACGATATCGTCAATCAGATCGTTTCCGAACGCATCGAAGCACCGGACTGTGCCAAGGGCTTTATTCTCGACGGCTATCCGCGCACCGTTCCGCAGGCCAAGGCGCTTGCGGACAATATGCGCAAGAAGAATCAGGTCCTGGATGCCGTCATCGAACTGAAGGTGGATGAAGAGGCGTTGATTCGCCGAATCGAAAACCGCGTAGCTGAAACCATTGCCGCTGGCGGCACGGTTCGCTCGGATGACAATCCGGAAGCTTTCCGCAAGCGTCTGACAGAATATCGCGAAAAGACCGCGCCGCTGTCTGCCTATTACAGCGAACAGGGCGAGCTGGTGACGCTTGATGGCATGGCTGATGTCGATGCCGTCACTGAGGCCATTGAGCGCGTTCTCGAGAAAGCCTCTGCCTGA
- the secY gene encoding preprotein translocase subunit SecY, translated as MASAAEQLASNLNFSTFAKAEDLKKRLWFTLAALLVYRLGTHIPLPGLNPEAYAQAFRGQANGILGLFNMFAGGAVERMAIFALGIMPYISASIIVQLMTSVVPSLEALKKEGEAGRKIINQYTRYGTVLLGTLQAYGIAVGLESGNGLVVDPGMFFRVSTVITLLGGTMFLMWLGEQITSRGIGNGISLIIFAGIAAGLPKALAGTLELGRTGALSTPLILMVVIVAIGVIALIVFVERAQRRLLIQYPKRQVGNRMFQGDTSHLPLKLNTAGVIPAIFASSLLLLPATAAGFAGNTNLPTWATSIIASLQHGQPLFMALYGLLIAFFAFFYTAIVFNPKDTADNLKKHGGFIPGIRPGERTAEYIDYVLTRITVVGAIYLVFVCILPETLIARTGIPLALGGTSLLIVVSVTLDTVAQIQGHLIAQQYEGLIKKSKLRGGKRGR; from the coding sequence ATGGCTTCAGCAGCGGAACAACTGGCTTCGAACCTGAATTTTTCGACCTTCGCTAAGGCGGAGGATCTGAAAAAGCGTCTCTGGTTTACTCTTGCCGCACTTCTCGTCTACCGTCTCGGCACCCACATTCCGCTTCCGGGTCTGAACCCAGAAGCCTATGCGCAGGCCTTCCGTGGCCAGGCCAACGGTATTCTCGGTCTTTTCAACATGTTTGCGGGTGGCGCCGTCGAGCGCATGGCGATCTTCGCCCTCGGCATCATGCCTTACATCTCCGCTTCGATCATCGTGCAGCTCATGACCTCGGTCGTGCCCTCGCTCGAAGCGTTGAAGAAGGAAGGCGAAGCCGGCCGCAAGATCATCAACCAGTACACCCGCTACGGCACGGTGCTGCTCGGCACGCTGCAGGCCTATGGCATTGCGGTCGGCCTTGAAAGCGGCAACGGTCTCGTGGTCGATCCGGGCATGTTCTTCCGCGTTTCCACCGTCATCACGCTGCTCGGCGGTACGATGTTCCTGATGTGGCTCGGCGAGCAGATCACCTCGCGCGGTATCGGCAACGGTATTTCGCTGATCATCTTCGCGGGCATCGCCGCAGGCCTGCCCAAGGCTCTGGCTGGCACGCTGGAACTTGGCCGCACCGGCGCGCTGTCGACCCCGCTCATCCTGATGGTTGTCATTGTGGCGATCGGCGTCATTGCCCTCATCGTCTTCGTGGAGCGCGCCCAGCGCCGTCTCCTCATACAATATCCGAAGCGACAGGTCGGCAACCGGATGTTCCAGGGCGATACCTCGCACCTGCCGCTGAAGCTCAACACGGCCGGCGTCATTCCCGCGATCTTCGCATCGTCGCTGCTGCTCCTGCCGGCAACGGCTGCAGGTTTTGCCGGTAACACCAACCTGCCGACCTGGGCGACCTCGATCATCGCGTCGCTGCAGCATGGCCAGCCGTTGTTCATGGCGCTCTACGGCCTGCTGATCGCGTTCTTCGCGTTCTTCTACACGGCAATCGTGTTCAATCCGAAGGATACGGCCGATAATCTCAAGAAGCATGGTGGCTTCATTCCGGGTATCCGTCCGGGCGAGCGCACCGCGGAGTACATCGATTACGTCCTGACCCGCATTACCGTGGTCGGCGCGATTTATCTGGTCTTCGTGTGTATCCTTCCTGAGACACTTATCGCACGTACGGGCATTCCGTTAGCCCTTGGTGGTACTTCGCTTTTGATCGTTGTCAGTGTAACTCTGGATACGGTTGCGCAGATTCAGGGTCACCTGATCGCCCAGCAATATGAAGGTCTGATCAAGAAGTCGAAGTTGCGTGGAGGAAAGAGGGGACGATGA